A window of Dysidea avara chromosome 1, odDysAvar1.4, whole genome shotgun sequence genomic DNA:
AGATTCCTATGAGATTATTGAAGAAGTACTTAGCAACAAGAGAGTATTCCTCACCCAGAATCTTTCATCTAATGACCTTGTGGATTATCTCGTACAAGAGAGGATGATCGATGACTCAATCCATCAGAAGCTCGGAATGCCCTGCTTCACACCGATGGAGAAGAACAGATGGATTATTGACAGCTTGGTAACAGGACCTCCCAATACCTTTAAGAGGTTTTGTGCTATCCTGCGTAAAGTGAAGAAATATAATTACATCGCTGAAGAGTTGGAAAGAGGTATACATTTTAATGATGTTGATCAGTGCACTTAAGGTGGTTTCAAGCAATATATATTTGTGAAAGTTGTAAAATTTCAAGACAGTgggttggttggttggttggcACTTAATAGAAATATAAACAACACTCAGTACTAGCAAGGGCAGACATGGCACTAGCTCACTCGCAGCCATAGTGCATTTTGGAAAGATATTTTATTGGTGAGCAGTAGTGGTTAATGCATGTGAGGCCGGGCTTGTGTTCATAGTTTGTGGTGATAGTTTTAGCTCATTTATTACATATGGATTTACCCTTGGTATGCAGAGTATTAAAAGTTATGTCAATGAAGCAGCTAATATGCCCATAGTAGCACCATTGATTTACTATATACAGTGGACCCTGTGGTAACAGGTCACCTGGATATAGCAGTCACCTTTGACGTGGtaacgaggtcccaaatatgtTTTGATACAAGTGTATGCACTGTGTAGCATATAAATTACTGTCACACTACCTTACAACGTGCAGGTTAGAGTCTTGTTCAGCAAATAAATCTGACACCTCATCCACTATTGGCACACTTCTGTATTCAATGACCTGGCAACAAGTAGCAAGTTATATCAAGCTCATTTTTTGTTTTGCTGTTTCTATAGTGATTATAATTATtctcacatgattaaactcacaattaaacatgtggcaagaacTTTGAAACACAGAAATGAAGTTACTTTTGTTCATCACTTTGTCACAATGAAGTAAGCAATTAAGTCAGTGTTGATTTAAactctccaagtagcccagtgaacagactttcgATCATTAGGAGTAAAGTTACCCACCTAATGTTGCCATGGGTGCCCATATTGTTCTAATTTGTAAACACGCATAACCCAAAAGTTTAAAACTTGCATCTTAGATACTTCTATGAGCTTCAATTAGAAGTACGGCACTGTTCAAATGTAACGTTGTCTCATGAAAGTGTTAGCGATTAGAAAGCTTGCTAATTAAAGAGTTATGGTTATGTGCGGCTTTACACTACCTTCTTTGACTAGCCGTCACAATGCCTCCATCTTGGGCTTTATGTGTCGTCTTTTGGATGATGAAGGGCAAGGTAACCTTCAAACTTTCCAGCCAACTTTTAAGACAGATTACACAGCTTTGATCCAGCTAGCCATCTTTGTTTTCAGAACCTCTCCAATTTTCGAACACTGAACCACTTTCGTTGTAGCTGGCAAGTAACTGTAGTAACTTTGTGGGACTCAATCCCAGCAGAGCTTCTGTTACAACGAAATTGTAAGGGATGGAGAGTTGTTTTCAAAGAACTATCGTTATGTGATGTATAGTAACTGTATGgtgtatgtataaacaaggTTTAACAAACACAAAAAAGGGTGTGACACCTGTTTTACTtgagcaagttttttaattgcttgcactctcgcAAGACAACATTGTGTTGTGAGCAGTACCATATATAGCTGTTTTCTCAGATTGGCATCTGAACATTCCCAGTCAAAAGTtatactctaatgcaacatTCACCATTACAGTAGtatctataattattatgtaacaataTAATGTTACAATAATGAGGAGTTTATAAAAGATTATGAACCCAGATACAGTAATGTCATGAAGTTTCCACAATGAAGTACTATGGGGACATGTTACTCCAGTATTTACAAGTGTATCAATCAAAAGGTTACAGTCTTATTGAGTAGATGTGTATGCCATGTGTGTACCTTGCATATATCTGTGGCTGCTAGCTATAGAGAGTGGTGACTACTTTGTAAGTGTGTTAACAGGCTACAACACAAAATTATAATGTAGTCTTTACTGTATTTCTTGTGCTTTTAACATGGTATCCATAGGACAGGGAATGTGTAGACTGTACACTTAATATATCACTTATTTTGTTGCAGAGAGAGCCAGTGTCATCTCCAGGCATCCACATTAGAAACTACGCCTTGGAATTTTTCAGAATAGTGAATTAGAAGACTTAACAAATTATCTGTATTGTTTGTATGTGTTTTTGAGTATTTTATAATTACACTTTGTATGAATTTTCGTTCAATTGTGAAAACCACAATCGGATTTTATCCCACCACAGCTAGCTCGAAGGTAATTCCCCTAGTTTTTTCTTCGATTCTTGTGATCTACGTATTTATGGCGGTACCTCCTAGCGATGTTTCTGGTGAAGTGGACACAGAGGCAGAATTGAGCGCATTGGCTGCGTGTTTTGATAAACTCACATGGGCGTTGCCACTGAACGACATAACTCCGAAGTTGATAGCGAAGCGAGTGATGACTATTCCTGACAAACAAGAAATAGCGACAATGTCTAGTGATAAACAAAAGGTCACGTACTTTCTTGAGAAGTGCATCCAAAAGCCTCTGTCTTGTGGGGACAGAAAGAACTTTGACCATCTAATGGATATCATGAGGCAAAACAGAAAGGCGGCTTTCCTAGTAGAGGAACTGGAGAAAGAACTTGCACCACCTCCAGCTGGTGAGTGATTGTGACGTGTATTGTAAAGTACACTGAATATGAGAGGCCCAACGCTTTGTTGAATGTGTAATCTGAACAAGAAAACCAGAGACTGAGCAGTGCTTATGTCTTTAATTTGACTGAAGCAGCTCTGAAATCACAGAATTTGTGTAGACCACTCTAGTGTTACAAACATGAAGTAGGACCCAGTACTTACGGTGCTGCATACTTAAAAAGTTATGACCACCAGAACTAATACAAACTGCATGTGTACAGAGTTTCACTTTAATAGACGATGATCAGCTACATTCATGTGGGTATAACTTTGTACGTAGGTTTAAGTCAAGGCAGTACATTTCGAATGAAAATCAGGTCAAATGCAATAGTGAGAAATCATAATACAATGGTCATTGAGCCCCTCAATTAGATAGACACTGTAatgtactactgtatatatgtagggttctgcccacactgtAGCCAAAGTAGCCACACACTACTTTACAATGGTCAGTGCTCACAACTTTGGACCAGTACAAATTACTGATGTGTTTGTGCTTACAGCACTTTGCAGCAGCCAATTTTGTTAACATCTTCTGGAAAAAATCCTACACATTAACCCCTAAGTTGTCCGACCCTCTTTTGTCCATACCCTCATTTATTTAAAAATATGaaatattatcatacagtacgacagACTTTTTGCACTTCAAAAAACACCCTTGCAATATGTTTACCCCCAAAACAACCacagtactgctgtaatgatgctgtaccttgattaaacgaagcgaaaagtcgaatgtttcgatgtacatTGAGTTTTAAATTTTTTGGAATTCACCTGACTTGCTCTAAGACCTTGCGCTTAATATTTGTGGTGTGCatcatcatagatattatagctatgtataatatctatggtaagACTGCTAGTAGCCAAGGAGTCTTCTATGACATTTATTAATGCTAGATAGTCGTTTCAtagtttatttttattttatttatttagtttTTTGCGAGATAGCTAATTATGCGCATGCATTTCAGGGGAAGATCCAATATTCTAAAAGAGGGGTTTTATTCTTAATGGTCGACTCTCCAACGATGCTTTACTGTTAAATCATTAATATATATTTAAGCCTTCAGAAATGTAGCTGAaacctttaacagttgctgtaatagtttGAAAAGACAATACGATAATTACTTCTAGAGGCGTGTGATGGTAAAGGATAGCAGCTTCTAGTGATATTTGTACTATGTGGAAAACTAAgagtatatagttagctagctaggcataaaaagtaaacaaactattttaaaaataatttaaattgaaaggaagtagggattggcaTGGAAAccagctcaaaaatgttacagctgaaatgagaatgatCCATGCAACAAAAAGTCTTGAGTGGTGATGGCTAGCATAGCAAAtccacacacacaactacaattTATCTGGttattgtattagggtgactgctttattaggatatTTTGATCTTCTAAATATAtatgactggatctacgaaaactgttcttatcgcccaacacaggaagtttgattttttctcaaacttaatgaatgcactatcaagtttcactgtcacggtcgaccagagtaaagtggtctgcttttgctggctacttttttaaagcacagtggcgagccatacgagtggtctggggtcttaatggagccctggccaaccaggaaatgcctgtgtgtggctgtacagctctgtggtgttggacaatgacctgtgctgtaaatttcctttcattttagccagttctgagctctgaatggcccataacttggcctaattcatcccaacacaatccttttcaatttttgaacaccatcttgcccgccttccagagCCCCACGCCTCCCACCCTTTTggcagctcacctgatacagtcaacctcggtttaaaaactatctaaattggtgggaaacttagctgttgacaaCTTCTttagtggatgatcaggaaggtaagaaattgttgtaaaacgtgtgaaaatttggtatgcgtagctaccaccattgtccagctacaacactctgaatatataaaaccagcatttctcaatacttttaaatggacgataagaccggttttcccagagacagtcacacaTATTGTTTTCAAAAAGCCTCAGGTGACTCACACAGTGAGCACGGTCATACTATTTTGTATAAGTGCAGCTATTTTTAGCATTTAGTGCTTTAAGTAATATTGTGTCATCTTTTGAGCATCTGTTACTGATATTTCCCACCGTATCTATAGAGCCTATTACAAACATGAAGTTGATCCGTATAATTGTTGTGCCACAACTAACTGCTCACTGGGAAATAGTTGCTACTGCTCTCAAGTTCACTCCATCAGATATAGACACTATAGCACAAAGCCACAATGGAGACCAAAGGAATTGCTGTATTGAATTACTGGAGCAATGGATTGACAGTAACAGTGATAAAGGATTGAGGCCTAGCACATGGCCGGTATTACTGAAGGCCATAACTGGTGTTGGACTGACTGGCGAAGCTGATATGATCAAGAAATCTCTTGAGAAAGAAAACGTGATATGACTTTGCCATTACTTTTATAGCTTAttagtgtatgtatatgtgcatACGGGTACGTTTTAACACTTAGTAATGTAGTTGCATAGTTTGAAGCTTACTGAAATCACATTAAAATGTTTTACATACAATTTAACTAGTATATGTGTAAAGTAAATGTCAACTTGTTGGCAAAAATTAATATGGCTTGcgtagtgtgcgtgtgttttACTAATGACATTGTTTGATttaacatgcataattttacgctAGTAGTCCAGCAGCTATTAATGTGTATAACTATTTGCTTCACTGTTGGTTGAATCAGTTATTCCCAGTCTCCCACTATTCTGTTTTCTACGTATGTTCAAATGTTTTTTGGCAAATCAATTAGAGAATAATTCCAAGTACAACTACATACCAGTTATTCACATGAATACAAAtgcaacaacaataacaataccAATAAACTTTGATACGAGTAATGGAAGTTGTATTGGCAACAATGTATGCACACTATTATATGAAATTAATGAAATAGTTACAATATACTTTTGaaacatgttgttgtagaccttcagtgctggtcactgtgaagtgttaataataaataaataataaaaaccCAAAACTGTGTTCTGCTATTATAGCACATCACCTGATCTTGTTTACTGAACATAGAGTTGTAGCTGATCAATCAATATGGCCCCAGCCCAGTAAGCATGCCATCCACATattctagcttctatatcactTGTTGTGGTTCCGCTCAACTCTCGGTAGAACCATGGTTGGGTGGGGTTGTCACAGCAGGTACTAGTGAAGCAGTCAGATCCATCCCACAATGGGTCATTGAGGTAATAGACAGAGTTACTGTAAGTATCAATAActcctgattcacagtaatagttAGCTCCAACAAAGGGGGGAGAAGTTTGATGTCCACCAGCACATGGACAGTTGAAATCAACATTTGTAAAATTATCATATAACCCCACAACATAAGTCCATACGTGTTGACGAGGGCTACCATATGTGACTGATAGACCATCAGCATAGTAGCCATCAATACCTTGACCATGGCGGTGATATGCATAGAAACCTATTGTTGGCCCCTTCTGATATCCTCTTGCTCTACCACACACTCTCTGATAACTTGTTCCATTAGTGGAGAAGAAAGAAGAGGAACAAGTGCCAGTGTCATCACTGAATCTACGACAGAAACTAACATCTGAGTGATTACCACTTCGCCATCCACTGGGGCAAACATCCCCGGCACTGATATCAATGTTGGCTATCCTTCTCCATCCTCCACTCACACCAGCATCACCAGCAAGACAACTGGCAATAGCCAACATGTCACAATATGTCCAATGGTTGTCGTTAATACGATAGTAACCTGACTTGTCACGAATTTCAGGATAATCATTAAAGATGACctcacaagatgatccagtataAGTCATCCCACAATACACTTGAGTGGGACCATCAGTGATCCAGTAATATCCTGACATATCCCTACTCTCAGGGTTCATATTGTAGATGTATTCACAAGACTCACCAGGGTAGAAGGGATGGTTGAATGTATACTGAGTACACTGATCAGTAGCCATCACCAGTTCCTTAGTGAGGATCATTATTATAATGTAATAAACCAACATCATCATGGATAGtgaacactacactacaatgcTATCTCTAATAAATGTTTAACACCGATAATGTAAAATTAGTTTATACTGTATGGCAACGCCCATAATAGTTTACACAATTCAATCCTACTAAGTTTACATTCCTTTCCATATTTGGCAGGCAAGTAAACATGTTCATAAGCTGACACACCCAAACTTTAGTAGACCATGAATCAACAACTGCAATATACACAAGTCTTTCACACTGAGTGTCCATTTTGTACCATAGTGTGCAACATTGATCATACCCAAATGGTATgggtatatgtacatgtataactgATCAAAGGTTATTATATTTCATTGATACAGTAAGTACACACAACAGTGGTGGGATTGGACAATGTGAAATATGGGAAACCAGTGGGACAAAGAGACTCATGGTTTATTGTTTAATATTTCATTGCAAATTATCATTCGCTAGCAATTTCTCACTGTTAATTAAAGCATACCATTGAGTCTTTAGAAATGCAGTGAATATGAAGATGTTGGCTGTTTCAAAAAATTTTTCAGCAAACATATAGTTTTGCCGCTACTGCAAGTGTTTACAGTAAGAATTTGTCAATGGCTCATCAGATAATACTAAGGTTCTTTCAAAGGGGAAGCATCCATGGAACCCCTCTGGATCCACCTGTGGAAACATGCATGCAAGTCCTTCACAAAAGTCATGTGATCCAGTgatgggcagatcaaaggctacAATGTTACATCATGAAACCAGTATATGGTATAAAGATGGTATATGGTGTACATAACTTTTATTTGTTTGTGTATCAAAGTCATGATTTTACAAGCAAGACAATTAAGACAACTTGCTCGATGGCCCATACCTTGACAGACCAGAATACTGTCAGTTGATCATCACACTGTGCGTAGTCCCATTTGTACTATATTAATACATTTTTAGGTAGAGACCAGGTTACAATAGTGCATTATGGTATGGTGAATCCAACATGGGGCACACACCTTCCCCTCTTCACAATGCAGCTATTTTATGTATGTACTAAGCAAATAGTTCTTTCAGGTGTGCCTCAGGGTAGCATACTCAGCTCCTTGTTATTTTTAGTCTATATTAATGACATGACATCATATATGTACTCATCAAAGCCAGCTCTTGAAATTTGCCGATGAAACTATATCTGACTCCAATGCCCTACAAGAAGATATCACTGCTTTACTATACTCGGTCCAGGAAAACAGACCTGAATTTTAACATTTGTACATCTATCATTTAAAAACCACCTATACCAGTTTGGATATGACTATACTACTCAATAACTCACACAAAGACTTAGGACTTATATTATCTGAGAATTTAAGTTGCactataaatattattattattattaatgttttacagcacaTATGTACTGAAAGCCAATGGAAAGTACTGCCAAAGGCTAAATTACACTAACATaaaatcaagagttaataatagtgtgtAGGGTacacactattattaactcttgataaaattaattaactacaaaacttaaagTACACTAGAAGATAGAATTAGATAATTAATTAGTTACAGAACTGATTGGTTTCTTATAGGAAAAGTGGGGAGGTAAAGTTATGGTAATTTATTGTAGAGTGGAGGTTTTGTCGTTCTAACACACTGgctacagggacagaggtagTGGAAGGTACGTACATCATTGTCATTAAACTCTTATATGAAGTGATTCCACATATAGATGTACAAGTTGTGCTTGATAGATGTTATTTGAGCTGTTAAATCCACTGTAGGTAGAGAGTTCCACAGGCGGGGTATACGGTGGAAGTAGAAATGATGAGTTAAGTTTGTGGAGCACCTGTGGTGAACCAACTTTGCAGATGAACCGAATCTAGTGTTCGATGAGCTAAATTGTAAATAGTTGTTAATATTGAAATGAGAAGTTGGTGACTTGTGTGACTTGATGAAAAATAAGATGTCATTGATTTCATATATATACATTAAAGGTAGCATCTTTAGGGTCACCAAGCGAGACTTATATGTTGAATGAAAGTCATTCAGAATAAATTTAGTTGCTCTCctctgtattctttcaagaatGTTTATGTGTTTGATTAATGAGGGCCTCCAAATTTGGGAACAGTATAGGAGCTGAGATCTCACAAGACTGATGTAtaactttcttctagctgaaattgGGCAACTAACTGAGAAGCTTCTTCTTATGAGACCTAACATCTTGTACGCTTTACCTGATATTAGTTTATAATGACTATCCCAGGATAGATCCTGTGCCACTAGCACTCCGAGATCTTTAACATACTCAGCAGTAGCGATGGGTTTGCTATCCATTGTGAAGGTGGTGTTGGATGTGTCAAGTGTGGTTCTGGACCAAAACTGAATGTGGACAAATTTTGCAAAGTTAAAACTAAGATCATTATTTATAGACCAATGAAAAGCGTTGTTTAAATCTTGTTGAAGGAGATCTACTTCAGATATGTCTGGATTGATTGTGTGTTTAAGGCACttggtatcatctgcaaaaataAATGGCAGAGAGGACTTTAGGCAGTTAGGAAGATCATTGATGAAAAGGACAAAAAATAGTGGTCCGAGAATGCTGCCCTGTGGGACACCAGATAGGACAGGAAGAGACTCCAAGCAGCTGTCATTTATACGAACGTATTGGTGCCGATTAGTTAAGTAAGCCTTAAACCAGTTAAACAGTTTTCCAGCAATTCCACATGATCTCAATTTGAGCAATAACTTACAGTGAGACACAGAGTCGAAGGCTTTTTTGAAATCTAAGTAAATAACATCAGACATCTTGTTGTTTTCTTTGGCATCAAGAAGctcattaataaataataacaacTGTTGCAGGGTGGAGCAAATTTCTGCTCGTGCCTATAAGGTATTGGGACTAATACATCATACTATTGCCTCTACCCACTCTACCTCTACATGCAATGGTCACATTATATATCTTAATGGTTTGGTCTAGGCACCCAAGTATGGTGTCCATATCTGATGAAAGATATCCTGACTATAACAAATTCAGTGCCATGCCACCGTGACCAAATATCTATTGAATGACTACACCAATAGCTACAAAACCTGCTTAATGAAACTAAGGATTCTTCCCCTGATGTACTTGTTTGAGTTACAAGATATAGCTATTATTTGCAATAGATACAAACCAAACAGTTCAATATTCATGATCACATCAACTTTAGTTCCACTAACACCAGTTCTGACAAACTGATTATCCCTCGTCATTTAAATAATGTGTATAGACATTGTTATTATCATATGCATAGATTACCAACTCCCTGGAATGCCATGCCCATCCTTAATTTAAACGTATCATTTCAtctgctaaaatcaaaactGAAAACATTTCTCTGGGATCATTTGATAATAACAACTGCACATTGCACTATCTGTACCCTTGTTCAAGATACCATCACTCACATCCACCCATGGCCACCTCAAATCTGAACTATAGCTATGTAgaaactgtatgtatgtgtatatgtaagtAAATAAGTATAGTAATGTAATGTTCAAAATTGCTGTTGGTACATGtgacctttggtgtgtttagtaacaccataaagcaataaataaatattatgcaCATAGAAGCTACATCTTCATTAGCAGTTGTAGTGTAGGGCACATGCAGGAGGCAATCTCAAGGTACTCTATAATAGTAGTCAGTCTATAGTCAGTTAGCTACGTACTACTCAGCAATATCTAGAAAGTCAAAACTGTCACTGCTGTATACAACTCTTATCACTTTGATGTAATAGTGACAATTGAATAGCTATCTCATTTTAAGTACATTTAGCACTCTATCGAGAGAGCTTATATCCTGCGTCATGGCCTGGTTGCGCCCCtcccccttgccagctcctggatccattCCTGACTTATTCATGATTCCATTTGTACACACATATTTAGACCCTGAAATCGGGACACCTCACTAAAAAGTCACCTTGATAATTAGGGCATATATCCTATGAGACCTTATATATTTTggaaaacaaaattaatttcgaAAAACTCAATCAAAaagtttcagtaatttttaaaaattaatattttttgcacatttgggtAAAGCAACTATGTACGTATTAATCCTTCTTGCTATTAAGTTTCACATCCATGGCTTCTTTTAGCTAGGAAACATGGATGATTATATTATCACACCATAAGTAGTTTCACATGCGTGAGatgccaattaacttataaatTGGGTAATTTGTTCAGGTGATGGAAAGGTCAAActaagtcttagacaatgatacatgccatttgattgcagaaaagtaccaaggATACTTGATTCAACTGTAATGATTTGTTCCACTttatcactcacagaactcaatacattactaCAAAAACTTATAGTCTGTAATGTATTAGCCAGTATTATAATTGGTCATATTATCACAAGTAAGCATGGAGTAGCAAATGCCAAACATGCAAAATGAAACATTGACATCTCATGTAGCTAATGAATACCAATTGGCTATGCCATGGAGCATGTTGCTCCCCATATAACTGTCCTTTTCCCAAAACCCTCACCAATACATAGACCATTATAGATATGCTCTTGATGCTCTACAGTCAAGCTACGTGGTGTTTGCATGTACCTATTAACCACTTCAAGGAGTATAACTGATAGAATAATTCATTATAGATTAGGATACGAGGAACAATAACAAGGAAAGCATCATAgcaaaatatgcatattttaaaatgtatgtGTGAACATTAATAAAAAATCCAAAACATCAGTGCATATTTGACACATCATAACCATGTAATGTCTACTGAATGTAGAATTGCAATTGATCTATCATCAGGAATCCATGAGGCGTGTTCTGCCGACCACATattctagcttctatatcactTGTAGTAGTTACATTCAATTCTCGGTAAAACCATGGTTGGGTAGGGATGTCACAACAGTTACTAGTGATACAGCCGGATCCGTCTCACAATGGGTCATGAAAGTAATAGGCAGAAGTATATGCTATGTCAGCAGCccctgattcacagtaataatTAGTTCCCACAAAGGGGGGAGGAATGGTCCTCCACCAACAGCACATGTTAGAACAGGGCCATGTATGATTGTCATACTGTCTGGCAGCATAAGTCTGCCATAAATGTTGACGAGGACTATCGTATGTGATCAGTAAGCCATCAGTGTGGTAGCCATTGATTGTTTGATTTTCATGGTGATATGCATAAAAACCAGCCTTTCATCCTTTCctattactgtaccacacacccTCTGGTAACTTGTTCCATTAGTGGAGAAGTTGGCAGAGGAACAAATGAAATGATCATCACTAACCTTACAACAA
This region includes:
- the LOC136252477 gene encoding uncharacterized protein; this translates as MAVPPSDVSGEVDTEAELSALAACFDKLTWALPLNDITPKLIAKRVMTIPDKQEIATMSSDKQKVTYFLEKCIQKPLSCGDRKNFDHLMDIMRQNRKAAFLVEELEKELAPPPAEPITNMKLIRIIVVPQLTAHWEIVATALKFTPSDIDTIAQSHNGDQRNCCIELLEQWIDSNSDKGLRPSTWPVLLKAITGVGLTGEADMIKKSLEKENVI